The proteins below come from a single Gimesia alba genomic window:
- a CDS encoding O-acetyl-ADP-ribose deacetylase: protein MIVQFGSGRIELVLGDITRQEVDAIVNAANSMLAVGGGVDGAIHDAGGPAILEELQRRYPDGCPTGSAVVTAAGNLAAQYVFHAVGPIWQGGGKKEREQLQSAYETCLALAEKHQCRSLAFPSISTGVYRYPVDLAAEVALRTVALKLESSTPLELVRFVLFDQGTFGCYARVLETMLV, encoded by the coding sequence ATGATCGTACAGTTTGGATCCGGGCGGATTGAGCTGGTTCTGGGAGATATTACCCGTCAAGAGGTCGATGCGATCGTGAATGCCGCCAATTCAATGCTGGCGGTCGGCGGAGGCGTGGATGGTGCGATTCATGATGCCGGCGGCCCGGCGATTCTGGAAGAACTGCAGCGGCGTTATCCGGATGGTTGTCCCACGGGGAGTGCCGTTGTGACCGCTGCGGGGAATCTGGCAGCCCAGTATGTCTTTCACGCCGTCGGGCCGATCTGGCAAGGGGGTGGCAAAAAAGAACGTGAACAGTTGCAGTCAGCTTACGAAACGTGCCTCGCATTGGCGGAAAAACATCAGTGCCGCAGTCTGGCTTTCCCTTCGATCAGTACGGGAGTCTATCGTTATCCGGTTGATCTGGCGGCGGAGGTGGCGCTGCGCACGGTGGCGTTGAAACTGGAATCATCCACCCCGCTGGAGCTCGTTCGTTTTGTGTTGTTTGATCAGGGGACATTTGGTTGTTATGCCCGTGTGTTAGAAACGATGCTGGTTTGA
- a CDS encoding AAA family ATPase, translated as MSKQTKNLQTVLKQWRERDLTKEAMTGTLSPVFLMDDLVSDVSDVLNAGRFPILYGGSGVGKSAVYQKLVAQSVAGEGPELLKETRILKLSFRRALASLKKEDQLRGEFQKLLDLLLETEERIVPFFADAEIMNDYYLQPLLQAYAYQTERPLLAEGNRNSVEAMFENYPELESHFVALKVEEPDLSTVRTIVHEWSQNQLQTERVKITKSAQDEALLLTHRFLSRLNMPRKVLDLLKQVQVVHSKERKVNGQDVINRFHQVYKVTLSLIDPDQKLDLVQVREQFAQVVLGQDQAVDAVVRMIGTIKAGLSDIRRPLGAFLFTGPTGVGKTHIAQKLSEYLLGRPESMVRLNMADFQSERAAATLFGDPDEYSLAKRQGLLTQRLQGQSFTVLLLDEFEKCAPSVLDRFMQLIDEGCFINGTGESVSCRSTVIIATTNAGAELYRKSLIGFSEGVSSRQEMEQAVHRQLVEHFRFEFLNRFDEIVYFHALSARDIRQIAACELRLLQDRIGLKRHKLTIQPDRVVLDWLAQKGYDPYFGARFLRRTIERFVTPVIADVINSQSLEKGTTLMLSFEQQRIVIRFEQKQTGDTTEQKAFVFAGTPVMATSLSNRKKERTATAV; from the coding sequence ATGTCAAAACAGACAAAAAATCTGCAGACCGTTCTCAAGCAATGGCGGGAACGGGATCTGACCAAAGAAGCCATGACAGGAACACTTTCCCCTGTCTTCCTGATGGATGATCTGGTCTCTGATGTGAGTGATGTGTTGAACGCTGGCCGCTTTCCCATTCTGTATGGCGGATCGGGTGTCGGGAAATCGGCTGTGTATCAGAAACTGGTAGCACAGTCCGTTGCCGGCGAAGGACCGGAGTTATTGAAAGAAACACGCATTTTGAAACTTTCTTTTCGTCGGGCGCTGGCTAGTCTGAAAAAAGAAGATCAACTGCGGGGCGAATTTCAGAAACTGCTGGACCTGCTACTGGAGACAGAGGAAAGAATCGTTCCCTTTTTCGCAGATGCGGAAATCATGAATGATTATTATCTGCAACCATTACTGCAGGCATACGCTTATCAGACCGAGCGACCATTACTGGCCGAGGGAAATCGGAATAGTGTGGAAGCGATGTTTGAAAACTATCCCGAACTGGAGAGTCACTTTGTCGCACTCAAGGTGGAAGAACCGGATTTATCAACGGTGCGGACCATTGTTCATGAATGGTCGCAAAACCAGCTTCAAACAGAACGGGTTAAGATTACCAAATCGGCTCAGGATGAAGCACTGTTGTTGACACACCGCTTCCTTTCGCGACTGAACATGCCGCGAAAGGTTTTGGATCTGTTGAAACAGGTTCAGGTCGTGCACAGCAAAGAACGAAAAGTGAACGGCCAGGATGTGATCAACCGGTTTCATCAGGTGTATAAGGTAACGTTGTCTTTAATCGATCCGGATCAGAAACTGGATCTGGTGCAGGTGCGCGAACAGTTTGCGCAGGTTGTTTTAGGCCAGGATCAGGCGGTCGATGCCGTGGTACGGATGATTGGAACGATCAAAGCAGGATTGAGTGATATTCGCCGTCCGCTGGGGGCGTTCCTGTTTACCGGTCCGACTGGTGTGGGAAAAACGCACATCGCGCAGAAGCTGTCCGAGTATTTACTGGGGCGGCCTGAAAGTATGGTACGGCTGAATATGGCGGATTTTCAATCCGAAAGAGCCGCCGCGACACTGTTTGGTGATCCGGACGAGTATTCCCTCGCGAAACGGCAGGGACTGCTGACACAGCGTTTGCAGGGCCAGTCGTTTACGGTTCTGTTGCTGGATGAATTCGAGAAATGTGCCCCTTCGGTGCTGGATCGTTTCATGCAGTTGATTGATGAAGGGTGTTTTATCAACGGGACCGGCGAGTCGGTCTCCTGCCGTTCGACAGTGATCATTGCTACGACGAATGCGGGGGCCGAACTGTATCGGAAAAGTCTGATCGGATTTTCTGAAGGTGTGTCTTCCCGTCAGGAAATGGAACAGGCGGTTCACCGTCAGCTTGTCGAACATTTTCGGTTCGAGTTTTTGAATCGGTTCGATGAGATTGTCTATTTCCATGCGTTGAGTGCCAGAGATATTCGGCAAATTGCCGCCTGTGAACTGCGTCTGCTACAGGATCGGATTGGATTGAAACGTCACAAGCTGACCATTCAACCAGACCGGGTAGTTCTGGACTGGTTGGCTCAAAAAGGGTACGACCCCTATTTCGGAGCGCGGTTCTTGCGACGAACGATTGAACGGTTTGTCACGCCGGTTATTGCGGATGTGATTAATTCGCAGTCTCTGGAAAAAGGGACTACGTTGATGCTTTCATTCGAACAGCAACGTATTGTCATACGGTTTGAACAAAAACAGACGGGAGACACCACTGAGCAGAAGGCGTTTGTGTTTGCGGGGACTCCTGTCATGGCGACGAGTTTGTCGAACCGGAAAAAAGAACGGACGGCAACTGCTGTCTGA
- a CDS encoding DUF1571 domain-containing protein, which produces MMRMLKIRSEHHFSNMLASAIFSAAIGILYFSYDPSPADADPNDMAIVAPKPVSIPVIAYKPTELSQPQLGEKTKTGEKQVPQQNGTLTGRMALLMNMLLLEKGCRYLETIPDYTATFSKQEYVGGALTENQVINLKCRHKPFSVYMKWVVGDKGQELLYVDGQNEEKMLVKMGGLKGRLMPTLKLDPHGSLAMQESRYPITKAGIKALAETIIDFRKKDLDENLNTECVMLPNQKFDGKDCYCFIAHFANAKESPSYRKSVIYIDHKTCLPIFVRGFGWPEDGLASASAEELDEKTLIESYSFTDINMKSELATTDFSDKNSDYRFRR; this is translated from the coding sequence ATGATGCGCATGCTCAAAATCAGATCAGAACACCATTTTTCAAATATGCTGGCGTCCGCGATCTTTTCCGCAGCCATCGGGATTCTGTATTTCAGTTATGACCCCTCTCCTGCTGATGCCGACCCCAATGACATGGCGATTGTTGCGCCAAAGCCTGTTTCAATTCCGGTGATTGCCTACAAGCCGACTGAATTATCACAGCCTCAACTAGGTGAAAAAACAAAGACAGGCGAGAAACAGGTCCCGCAACAAAACGGGACATTAACAGGGCGGATGGCACTGTTGATGAATATGCTGCTGCTGGAGAAAGGTTGTCGTTACCTGGAGACGATTCCCGATTACACAGCGACTTTTTCAAAACAGGAATATGTCGGTGGTGCCTTAACCGAGAATCAGGTGATTAATCTCAAGTGCCGCCACAAACCCTTCAGTGTTTACATGAAGTGGGTTGTCGGCGATAAAGGCCAGGAGCTGTTATATGTCGATGGGCAGAACGAAGAAAAGATGCTGGTGAAAATGGGAGGCCTGAAAGGTCGCCTGATGCCAACCTTGAAACTGGACCCTCACGGTTCACTGGCCATGCAGGAGTCTCGCTATCCGATCACCAAGGCTGGCATCAAGGCTTTGGCAGAGACAATCATCGATTTTCGCAAGAAGGATCTCGATGAAAATCTCAATACCGAATGTGTGATGCTGCCCAATCAGAAATTTGACGGCAAAGACTGCTACTGTTTCATTGCCCATTTTGCGAACGCGAAAGAGTCACCCTCCTATCGTAAGTCAGTGATCTATATCGATCACAAAACCTGTCTGCCGATTTTTGTTCGCGGATTTGGCTGGCCAGAAGATGGTCTGGCCAGTGCCTCGGCCGAAGAGTTGGATGAGAAAACCCTGATTGAATCCTACTCTTTCACTGATATCAATATGAAGTCCGAATTGGCAACGACTGATTTCAGTGACAAAAATTCAGATTACCGCTTTCGCCGCTAA
- a CDS encoding YdjY domain-containing protein — MNRQIFSLLSLFTLAVVLIAGQRLSAVDPVKPKSDTADKTSTDSKSETKQDDEGLVPLNKQKTVLLDLKGKRLLLKTKVCLQEGVLEMLCCKKQTKEHESILSIDSPAKAIHAGLLAIGAKVGSPVRFSPKFQPPKGQKLKIVLQWKDKEGKLHREPAQSWVRTATNRYFSAKLDKLPEGVVIDRQKSELRYDEKYKELIWFGQMTKKERDDFLSMSKDKPFQEAINKFYDVSQPHLMKADWIFAGSGFSVDEMTGEKYYHAESGDLICVANFPTAIIDVNIASSSTGEGNLLFEANQDKIPPRGTPVTIEISLAKKSPN; from the coding sequence ATGAATCGGCAAATTTTCTCTCTCTTGTCACTTTTTACATTGGCTGTGGTCTTGATCGCAGGCCAGCGACTTTCCGCTGTGGATCCCGTCAAACCCAAATCAGATACGGCGGACAAAACCAGTACTGATTCCAAGTCGGAAACGAAACAGGACGACGAGGGTCTGGTCCCTTTGAACAAACAGAAGACCGTGCTGCTGGATCTGAAAGGCAAGCGGCTACTGTTAAAGACAAAGGTCTGTCTGCAGGAAGGCGTGCTGGAAATGCTGTGTTGTAAAAAGCAGACCAAAGAGCACGAATCGATTCTTTCCATTGACTCACCGGCAAAAGCCATTCATGCCGGCTTACTGGCCATTGGTGCGAAAGTCGGATCGCCGGTCCGGTTTTCACCGAAGTTTCAGCCACCAAAGGGACAAAAGCTGAAGATTGTCCTGCAATGGAAAGACAAAGAGGGGAAGTTACACCGCGAGCCTGCCCAGAGTTGGGTTCGGACGGCGACGAACCGTTATTTTTCTGCCAAACTGGACAAGCTGCCGGAAGGAGTCGTGATCGATCGACAAAAGAGCGAATTGCGCTACGACGAGAAATACAAGGAACTGATCTGGTTCGGTCAGATGACGAAAAAAGAGCGGGATGACTTTCTGTCAATGTCGAAAGACAAACCGTTTCAGGAAGCGATCAATAAATTCTATGATGTCAGCCAACCCCACCTGATGAAGGCGGACTGGATCTTCGCGGGCAGTGGTTTTTCGGTCGACGAAATGACGGGCGAGAAATATTACCATGCAGAAAGCGGCGACCTGATTTGTGTCGCCAACTTCCCAACGGCAATCATTGACGTGAATATTGCCAGTTCGTCTACGGGGGAAGGAAACCTGCTGTTTGAAGCCAATCAGGACAAGATTCCTCCCCGGGGAACACCGGTGACGATTGAAATTTCGCTTGCGAAAAAATCGCCTAATTGA
- a CDS encoding sugar phosphate isomerase/epimerase family protein — protein sequence MKIDLSCGRIGVRADQKQAIDYAHKYGFEAVVPDAGYLGKLSDSELAALKADMKSKNLVFSAAGMPVDFRNDESKFQQGLKALPASSAALQRAGVTRTGTWLMPTHAELTYNANFKRHARRLKEVTRILADHGLRFGMEYVGPKTLWSSKKYPFIHSMPETKELIAAIDVKGVGLILDSWHWYTAHETKDDLLTLTNDDIVAVDLNDAPAGLEIDEQIDQKRELPMATGVIDLATFLNTLNSIGYDGPVRAEPFNAALRKLPADQAVAATSTAMKKGFALIN from the coding sequence ATGAAAATTGACCTCTCCTGTGGACGAATTGGTGTCCGCGCTGATCAAAAACAGGCGATTGACTACGCACACAAATACGGCTTCGAAGCAGTCGTTCCCGACGCCGGGTATCTGGGAAAACTTTCTGACAGCGAGTTGGCCGCTCTCAAAGCCGACATGAAATCGAAAAACCTCGTTTTCAGTGCAGCCGGGATGCCTGTTGACTTTCGGAATGACGAATCGAAATTTCAGCAAGGGCTCAAAGCACTCCCTGCGTCTTCCGCCGCATTACAGCGGGCCGGCGTCACACGCACCGGCACCTGGCTGATGCCCACCCATGCCGAGCTCACATACAACGCGAACTTCAAACGGCATGCACGTCGCTTAAAAGAAGTCACACGAATTCTGGCCGATCACGGCTTACGCTTCGGAATGGAATACGTCGGCCCCAAAACACTCTGGTCGAGTAAAAAATACCCCTTCATTCACTCCATGCCTGAAACGAAAGAACTGATCGCTGCCATCGACGTCAAAGGGGTCGGCCTGATTCTCGATAGCTGGCACTGGTACACTGCCCATGAAACCAAAGACGATTTACTCACGCTCACCAACGACGATATCGTTGCCGTCGATCTGAACGACGCGCCTGCCGGACTGGAAATCGACGAACAGATCGATCAGAAACGGGAACTCCCCATGGCAACCGGCGTGATTGATCTCGCCACATTTTTAAATACGCTCAACAGCATCGGCTACGACGGGCCCGTGCGTGCGGAACCATTCAACGCAGCACTCAGAAAGCTGCCCGCAGATCAGGCGGTAGCCGCGACATCCACCGCGATGAAAAAAGGCTTCGCCTTGATCAATTAG
- a CDS encoding alpha/beta hydrolase family protein, translated as MTQKPHQLLFLALTLIGLLIQTGGSQAANPVLERRKVIGTTAADQHLTDYFRDHATRLANRSLKNVKDLKTWEKKRVQYRKQLFEMLGLSPLPHKTDLKPVITNSITSDGFIVENITFQSRPGLYVTGNLYRPIKQEGKIPAILYVCGHGGVKKNGIIYGNKVHYQHHGEWFARNGYVCLTIDTLQLGEIEGLHHGTYREGMWWWLSRGYTPAGVEAWNCIRALDYLQSRPEVDGEKLGVTGRSGGGAYSWWIAALDERIKAAVPVAGITNLKNYVIDGAVEGHCDCMFMVNTYQWDYAQVAALVAPRPLLISNTDKDSIFPLDGVVDVYNNTMKIYELYGVPENLGLQITEGPHKDTQELRIHAFHWFNHFLKGDDSLIEMAATKFHTPEELKVFKTLPEDQKNAKIQETFVKQAKAKVPEDSAQWHQMQEQWKTQLQKKSFRGWLKKNDSNTKTKVESATRDGLTLQTISFDSQKHVPLKLFVVMSKKSKTPQPVTLTVLNQSEWDTYLNELAPVFPGMDSATPLSPQGEKLFQELRKNVLENQTAIAYFTPRGIGLDAWNPEERKQTQIRRRFYLLGQSLEGMQIWDVRRAIQELQAQPEFSKSEMRLVGTGEAAALCLYASLFEKNISELDLTGMPASHHNGPALLNVLRFLDLPQALAMAASRSRVILHKVNPKDWAYSSQVSKKMGWDEKQLQIRK; from the coding sequence ATGACTCAGAAACCCCACCAATTATTATTTCTCGCTCTCACGTTGATAGGACTCTTGATTCAAACAGGCGGCTCTCAAGCAGCAAATCCTGTTCTGGAACGCCGCAAGGTCATCGGCACGACCGCAGCAGACCAGCATCTGACCGACTATTTCCGCGACCACGCCACGCGACTGGCCAACCGCAGCCTGAAGAACGTGAAAGATCTCAAGACGTGGGAAAAGAAACGCGTTCAATATCGGAAACAGCTCTTCGAAATGCTCGGCCTGTCGCCGCTGCCTCACAAAACCGACCTGAAACCGGTCATCACCAACAGCATCACCAGCGATGGTTTTATAGTCGAAAACATCACGTTTCAGTCGCGTCCCGGCCTGTATGTGACGGGGAACCTGTATCGCCCGATCAAACAGGAAGGAAAAATTCCTGCAATTCTGTATGTCTGCGGCCACGGGGGCGTCAAGAAAAACGGCATCATCTACGGCAACAAGGTGCATTACCAGCATCATGGCGAATGGTTCGCGCGCAATGGTTATGTCTGTCTGACAATTGACACACTGCAACTGGGTGAAATCGAAGGCCTGCATCACGGCACCTATCGCGAAGGGATGTGGTGGTGGCTATCACGAGGTTATACTCCCGCCGGCGTGGAAGCCTGGAACTGCATCCGCGCGTTGGACTATCTGCAGTCGCGTCCTGAAGTGGACGGCGAAAAACTGGGCGTCACCGGCCGCTCCGGGGGAGGCGCGTACAGCTGGTGGATCGCTGCCCTCGATGAGCGCATCAAAGCCGCCGTTCCGGTCGCCGGCATTACCAATCTCAAAAACTACGTGATCGACGGGGCTGTGGAAGGGCACTGCGACTGTATGTTTATGGTCAACACCTACCAATGGGATTACGCACAGGTTGCCGCACTCGTGGCACCGCGGCCGCTGTTGATTTCCAATACCGACAAAGACAGCATCTTCCCGCTGGATGGGGTGGTCGATGTCTATAACAATACCATGAAGATCTATGAGCTGTATGGCGTGCCGGAAAATCTGGGTCTGCAGATCACAGAAGGCCCCCACAAAGACACGCAGGAACTGCGAATTCACGCCTTCCATTGGTTCAATCATTTCCTCAAAGGCGATGATTCATTGATCGAAATGGCGGCAACGAAATTCCACACGCCGGAAGAACTCAAAGTCTTCAAAACGCTTCCCGAAGACCAGAAAAACGCCAAAATCCAGGAAACCTTTGTCAAACAGGCGAAAGCCAAAGTCCCCGAAGATTCCGCCCAGTGGCATCAGATGCAGGAACAGTGGAAAACTCAGTTACAGAAGAAGTCCTTCCGCGGCTGGCTGAAGAAGAATGATTCAAATACCAAAACAAAAGTAGAATCGGCAACCAGAGACGGTCTCACGCTGCAAACGATTTCGTTTGACAGTCAGAAACATGTTCCCTTGAAACTGTTTGTCGTGATGTCCAAAAAATCAAAGACACCTCAACCGGTGACGTTGACCGTTTTGAATCAATCAGAATGGGATACTTATCTCAATGAACTCGCTCCTGTATTTCCCGGAATGGATTCTGCAACGCCGCTTTCTCCCCAAGGCGAGAAACTGTTCCAGGAACTCCGTAAAAACGTACTGGAAAACCAGACAGCCATTGCTTACTTCACACCTCGTGGCATTGGTCTTGATGCTTGGAATCCCGAAGAACGCAAGCAGACCCAAATCCGCCGACGTTTTTATCTGCTCGGTCAATCTCTGGAGGGGATGCAGATCTGGGATGTCCGCCGTGCAATTCAGGAATTGCAGGCCCAACCGGAATTCTCGAAATCGGAAATGCGACTAGTGGGGACGGGGGAAGCCGCCGCACTCTGTTTGTATGCTTCTCTGTTCGAAAAGAACATCAGCGAACTCGACCTGACCGGCATGCCCGCCTCGCATCACAACGGCCCCGCGCTACTGAATGTTCTGCGTTTTCTGGATTTGCCTCAGGCACTCGCCATGGCTGCCAGTCGTAGCAGAGTCATACTCCACAAAGTGAATCCCAAAGACTGGGCTTATTCATCTCAAGTCAGCAAGAAAATGGGCTGGGACGAAAAACAGCTGCAGATCAGGAAGTAA
- the galE gene encoding UDP-glucose 4-epimerase GalE — translation MTILVTGGAGYIGSHCVRQLIDAGHKVCVIDNLSRGHRCAVPPQASFFQLDLLDTEALTDIMKSQRIEKVIHFAALAYVGESVAEPLPYYSNNTAGTISLLRAMRQSRVSQIVFSSSCATYGIPAQIPVTEESPQSPINPYGWSKLFIEQILKDCAHSYPNFGFIGLRYFNVAGCREDGSLGEDHRPETHLIPNSLNTALGKQSQITVLGNDYPTADGTCIRDYIHVDDICAAHLLALDTLTTESQKFYNIGLGHGYSVLEVIKTAEQVTGCEIPIDYQPRRPGDPPVLSAANEKISRELGWSPQYTTLESIIQTAWNWFRDHPEGYQTETTD, via the coding sequence ATGACAATTCTGGTGACGGGCGGAGCAGGGTACATCGGCTCCCATTGCGTGCGGCAGCTAATCGACGCTGGCCACAAGGTCTGTGTGATCGACAATCTCTCCCGCGGCCATCGCTGTGCCGTCCCGCCACAGGCATCCTTTTTTCAACTCGATCTGCTCGATACGGAAGCGTTGACCGATATCATGAAATCCCAGCGGATCGAAAAAGTGATCCACTTTGCAGCGCTGGCGTATGTTGGTGAATCGGTGGCCGAACCACTGCCGTACTACTCCAACAACACGGCCGGCACGATTTCCCTGTTACGCGCCATGCGACAGTCCCGCGTCAGTCAGATCGTGTTCAGTTCGTCCTGCGCGACATATGGAATCCCTGCGCAGATTCCGGTCACCGAAGAGAGTCCTCAGAGCCCCATCAATCCGTATGGCTGGTCAAAGCTGTTCATTGAACAGATTCTCAAAGACTGTGCCCACAGTTATCCTAACTTCGGTTTCATCGGCCTGCGTTATTTTAATGTCGCCGGCTGCAGAGAAGACGGCTCGTTGGGTGAAGATCACCGTCCCGAAACCCATCTGATTCCCAACAGCCTGAATACCGCACTCGGGAAACAATCCCAGATCACCGTCCTGGGCAATGATTATCCCACCGCCGACGGCACCTGCATTCGCGATTATATTCACGTCGACGATATCTGCGCCGCGCATCTGCTGGCGCTCGATACACTCACGACTGAATCACAGAAGTTTTACAACATCGGTCTCGGCCACGGTTATTCGGTGCTCGAAGTGATCAAAACCGCAGAGCAGGTGACCGGCTGTGAAATTCCGATCGACTATCAACCCCGTCGTCCCGGTGATCCGCCGGTATTATCAGCTGCGAACGAAAAAATCAGTCGAGAACTTGGCTGGTCTCCACAGTACACGACTCTGGAATCGATCATACAGACCGCCTGGAACTGGTTCCGAGATCATCCAGAGGGATATCAAACCGAAACAACAGACTGA
- the hemQ gene encoding hydrogen peroxide-dependent heme synthase, whose amino-acid sequence MNRPPHTSAPQPDPTTNMTEGWHCLHLYYRVDQGVLNQIDQSTRAAGREELAALLDPDHEDAPIRIQTSIVSGHKADLQVLIMDTDPIKIDSIQQAIRSCGLGPALIPTYSFVSITEISEYVPTLEQYAAKLKQEGTDPESPAFQAKLKAYEGRLPAMNQQRIYPEFPDFPVCTFYPMNKSRVPGANWYMEQFSNRYSMMAEHGLSGMKFAGRVVQVITASTGFDDWEWGVTLWGRAPEPIKEIVYTMRFDKASAKYAEFGPFYLSYIMSPQEAIAHLKL is encoded by the coding sequence GTGAACCGTCCTCCACATACTTCTGCGCCACAACCTGATCCCACTACCAATATGACCGAAGGCTGGCACTGCCTGCACTTGTACTACCGCGTTGATCAAGGCGTACTGAATCAAATCGACCAAAGCACCCGTGCTGCGGGCCGCGAAGAACTAGCTGCACTTCTTGATCCCGATCATGAAGACGCCCCCATTCGCATCCAGACGTCCATCGTCTCCGGCCATAAAGCCGACCTGCAAGTGCTGATCATGGACACCGATCCGATCAAGATTGACAGCATTCAACAGGCCATCCGCTCTTGCGGCCTGGGGCCAGCGCTGATTCCCACTTATTCGTTTGTTTCGATCACCGAAATTTCTGAATACGTGCCCACTCTGGAACAGTATGCCGCCAAATTGAAGCAGGAAGGCACCGATCCGGAAAGCCCCGCCTTCCAAGCCAAGCTCAAAGCCTATGAAGGCCGCTTGCCGGCGATGAATCAACAGCGGATCTACCCGGAGTTCCCGGATTTTCCCGTCTGTACGTTCTATCCGATGAATAAATCACGCGTCCCGGGTGCGAACTGGTACATGGAGCAGTTCAGCAACCGTTACAGCATGATGGCCGAGCATGGCTTGAGCGGCATGAAGTTCGCCGGTCGCGTCGTCCAAGTGATCACTGCCTCAACAGGCTTTGATGACTGGGAATGGGGCGTCACATTATGGGGCAGGGCACCAGAGCCGATCAAAGAGATCGTTTACACCATGCGATTTGATAAAGCATCAGCCAAGTATGCCGAGTTCGGACCGTTTTATCTGAGCTATATCATGTCGCCACAAGAAGCAATCGCCCATCTCAAACTCTGA
- a CDS encoding alpha/beta fold hydrolase: MSEPAIEEFVASDNYRLQGRVWSPVEEPPRGTLVVLHGIQSHSGWYDYSCGQLCDAGYRVCFFDRRGSGLNQKERGHVAHWRRLVQDVVQLLTRIRYQQKQSQQQRPIFLQAMSWGGKLAVVVAAQRPDLIDGLALLYPGIKAKVKPTPFQKFQLTLAALLGIEQKRIEIPLNDPALFTGEAAYQDFIRTDSLALRHVTVSFLQANRALDRLVDEAAGQISCPTLCQLAGRDQIIDNAATEAYFQRIVADQKQLIHYPEARHTLEFEPNREQIVMDYVDWLADLSSSRPIS; the protein is encoded by the coding sequence ATGAGCGAACCCGCGATCGAGGAATTTGTGGCGTCTGATAACTACCGTCTGCAGGGACGCGTCTGGTCACCTGTCGAGGAGCCGCCGCGGGGAACGCTGGTGGTGCTGCACGGGATTCAAAGTCATTCAGGCTGGTATGACTATTCCTGCGGTCAACTTTGCGATGCGGGATATCGCGTCTGTTTTTTTGACCGCCGTGGTTCGGGACTGAATCAAAAAGAGCGCGGGCACGTGGCGCACTGGCGACGTCTGGTGCAGGATGTTGTGCAGTTACTGACGCGCATTCGCTATCAGCAGAAACAGTCGCAGCAACAGCGTCCGATTTTTTTGCAAGCGATGAGCTGGGGAGGCAAGCTGGCTGTGGTAGTGGCCGCACAACGACCTGATCTGATTGATGGCCTGGCACTGCTGTATCCCGGGATTAAAGCGAAGGTCAAGCCGACCCCTTTTCAGAAGTTCCAGTTAACGCTGGCCGCTCTATTGGGGATTGAACAAAAACGGATTGAGATTCCCTTGAATGATCCGGCGTTATTTACCGGCGAAGCCGCGTATCAGGACTTCATCAGAACGGATTCGCTGGCGTTGCGCCATGTGACGGTTTCGTTTTTGCAGGCGAATCGAGCCTTGGACCGGCTGGTCGATGAGGCGGCGGGACAGATTTCCTGTCCGACGTTGTGCCAGCTGGCGGGGCGGGATCAGATTATTGATAATGCGGCGACAGAGGCCTATTTCCAGCGCATTGTCGCCGATCAGAAACAGCTGATTCACTATCCGGAAGCGCGGCATACGTTGGAATTTGAGCCGAATCGAGAGCAGATTGTGATGGATTACGTTGACTGGTTGGCTGATTTGAGTTCTTCCCGGCCGATCTCGTAA